The Halichondria panicea chromosome 14, odHalPani1.1, whole genome shotgun sequence genome contains a region encoding:
- the LOC135347820 gene encoding uncharacterized protein LOC135347820 isoform X4 — protein MAELEISRSGQTHDMLHPLTSLEWEEMPSLPMDMINACSVYLNGTFYVGGWSIILYSFKLGVDSTWTVTDTPTFGYTLAVHDSELLLVGGRVYSTEEITTNKIFTMRDEQFVEVLPPMKEKRNSPSAVSSGSALVVAGGTNTSGALSSVEVFKHGQWTTAPSLPSAEYNMKSALHGDQWYLITDEGKAFCASLQSLISGDVQSPWETLPDAPNLYSAAAFFGGHLLSIGGGFPTRTPTIYAFSTFTQSWERAADLPLSLDRWPTAVVLSSKQLIVSCGARVLHGKFKVTAFDADSHFTLRAIDRLKASAGISLIEELVQHTSPTAFLAVAGMDVRAMYNHTLREWESGRGPHPPTWAELFRVLKEMGLSELAGRIEKYLRGSVPEDPPRPPPDDSKEEKNSEVHLSHGDKEQDSLGGESSVTELRAEMKRRLPEYESLEVELDKLTDEYDEQADKIYQLEKGTKIDCIISYVFSCDHTENEHLRNENHHLRAESKGLVLEKQELKVEPVKSEEPVSQLLPLELPTVQHHAIPFNLPGVEVVASTCVIVTNSPQTFHWVGYGFKLTIPQGSLPAGVDQCRLDIKASVAGQYQFPDNLQLISGVFWMRPYPSGQFQQQLTVEVQHCAKMTSSTKLSFVRAHCSQESLPYTFKQLEGRGSFTEHSSYGSLELSHFSGLAVTGEDVERVYTASLYYLGSELHSREIHFVVNWDNEIHNTLVSEKYSSKRAVLGVNHFVEFEEDSLTLDIPKAGAKVKGGWKITPMFHPTVIKKHVDQFKPGQRIPYCHLNAEMTNKRKKSTPKLFHQVKLVGAKVPYNFITINLDPQRTLPETTFGDLIKFKPIVSSQGIAVNEDDKGDKNQLGTKDLQEVFSNLMEVVTNWFNLGLSLGIQVGTLKAIKSNESNDQDRLREMLTHWLQYSPSRTWNDICNGLRSDTVKQINLADKIEEKYKEHSSRPHPLTGEKREATEHNEQVPPKRPRSEEQ, from the exons ATGGCAGAGCTAGAAATATCTCGATCTGGACAG ACTCATGACATGCTCCATCCCTTAACATCTCTGGAGTGGGAGGAAATGCCCTCTCTACCAATGGATATGATAAATGCCTGTTCAGTGTATCTGAATGGAACATTCTATGTTGGAGGATGGAGTATTATACTGTACTCATTCAAACTTGGAGTTGACAGCACATGGACAGTGACGGACACACCCACCTTTGGGTATACCCTTGCCGTCCATGACTCTGAATTGCTACTGGTTGGTGGGAGAGTGTATTCTACAGAAGAGATAACAACAAACAAAATCTTCACGATGAGGGATGAACAGTTTGTTGAAGTATTGCCTCCTATGAAGGAGAAACGAAATTCACCATCTGCTGTCAGTAGTGGGTCTGCACTAGTTGTGGCTGGGGGGACGAATACCTCAGGAGCACTCTCCTCTGTGGAAGTGTTCAAACATGGCCAGTGGACGACTGCTCCCTCCCTACCAAGTGCAGAATATAACATGAAGTCTGCTCTCCATGGTGACCAGTGGTACCTGATCACGGATGAAGGGAAAGCATTCTGTGCATCACTACAATCACTCATATCTGGAGATGTCCAGTCGCCATGGGAGACGCTACCTGATGCTCCTAATCTCTATTCAGCTGCTGCCTTCTTTGGTGGACATCTCTTGTCTATTGGAGGGGGTTTCCCTACCCGCACACCAACCATCTATGCCTTCTCCACATTCACCCAGTCCTGGGAACGTGCTGCTGACCTGCCTCTATCACTGGATAGGTGGCCAACAGCTGTTGTCCTGTCGAGCAAACAACTAATTGTGAGCTGTGGTGCTAGAGTACTTCACGGAAAATTTAAAG TGACTGCATTTGATGCTGACAGTCACTTCACTTTGAGAGCTATTGATCGCCTCAAAGCCTCTGCAGGAATCTCTCTGATAGAGGAGCTTGTACAACACACCTCACCCACTGCCTTCCTAGCTGTTGCTGGTATGGATGTTCGGGCAATGTACAACCACACTTTGAGAGAGTGGGAGTCAGGACgtggaccacacccacccacatggGCAGAGCTGTTCAGAGTTCTCAAGGAGATGGGCTTGAGTGAGCTGGCTGGTCGAATAGAGAAGTACTTGAGAGGGTCGGTTCCTGAGGACCCACCTCGACCACCCCCTGATGACTCAAAGGAAGAGAAAAATAGTGAGGTCCATCTAAGCCATGGAGACAAAGAACAAG ATTCATTAGGTGGAGAAAGTTCTGTGACTGAATTGAGAGCTGAAATGAAGCGACGGCTACCAGAGTATGAGAGTCTGGAGGTGGAGCTGGATAAGTTGACAGATGAGTATGACGAGCAAGCTGACAAGATTTACCAGCTAGAAAAAGGCACAAAAATCGATTGTATAATCAGTTACGTATTCAGCTGTGACCATACAGAAAATGAGCATCTGCGAAACGAGAATCATCATCTCCGAGCCGAGAGCAAAGGACTGGTTCTAGAGAAGCAGGAACTCAAGGTTGAACCAG TGAAAAGTGAAGAACCAGTCTCACAGCTACTACCTTTGGAACTGCCTACTGTACAGCATCATGCAATACCATTCA ACCTCCCTGGCGTTGAAGTGGTGGCCAGTACTTGTGTGATTGTCACCAACTCACCCCAAACCTTCCACTGGGTTGGCTATGGATTTAAGCTCACCATACCCCAGGGCTCCCTGCCAGCTGGTGTTGATCAGTGTCGACTAGACATCAAGGCCAGTGTAGCTGGACAGTACCAGTTTCCTGACAATCTCCAGTTGATCAGCGGTGTCTTCTGGATGCGTCCTTATCCGTCGGGTCAATTCCAACAGCAGCTGACAGTCGAGGTACAACACTGTGCCAAGATGACCAGCTCCACTAAGCTCTCATTTGTGAGAGCACATTGCTCCCAGGAGAGTCTGCCCTACACATTCAAACAGCTTGAAGGGCGTGGCTCCTTCACTGAGCACAGCTCGTATGGATCACTGGAGCTGAGCCACTTTAGTGGACTGGCTGTAACTGGAGAGGATGTGGAGAGAGTGTACACTGCCAGCCTCTACTACCTTGGCTCAGAGCTGCATAGCAGGGAAATACATTTTGTTGTCAACTGggataatgagattcataacaCG CTTGTGAGTGAGAAGTACTCCTCTAAAAGAGCCGTTCTCGGCGTGAATCATTTTGTTGAGTTCGAGGAAGACAGTTTAACACTGGATATTCCTAAGGCTGGTGCTAAAGTCAAAGGAGGATGGAAAATAACGCCAATGTTTCATCCTACG gTCATCAAGAAGCATGTTGATCAGTTCAAGCCTGGACAGAGAATTCCGTACTGCCACTTGAACGCTGAGATGACAAACAAACGAAAGAAATCTACTCCAAAGCTATTCCACCAAGTCAAGCTAGTGGGTGCAAAAGTTCCTTACAATTTCATAACTATTAATCTGGACCCCCAACGTACGCTTCCAG AAACCACATTCGGTGACCTGATAAAATTCAAACCTATTGTGTCATCtcaag GCATTGCTGTGAACGAGGATGATAAAGGAGATAAGAATCAATTAGGCACTAAAGATTTGCAAGAAGTGTTTTCAAACTTGATGGAAGTCGTTACTAATTGGTTTAATTTGGGGCTTTCTTTGGGAATTCAAGTTGGTACGCTTAAAGCCATCAAATCTAATGAAAGCAACGACCAAGATCGCTTGCGTGAAATGCTGACCCACTGGTTGCAGTACTCACCTTCTCGTACATGGAATGACATTTGCAATGGCCTCAGAAGTGACACTGTCAAACAAATCAATCTAGCAGATAAAATCGAAGAGAAATACAAag AGCACTCGTCccgaccacaccccctcactggTGAGAAGAGAGAGGCCACTGAACACAATGAGCAAG TTCCCCCCAAGAGACCTCGGTCAGAGGAGCAGTGA